In Ananas comosus cultivar F153 linkage group 10, ASM154086v1, whole genome shotgun sequence, the following proteins share a genomic window:
- the LOC109716208 gene encoding proline-rich receptor-like protein kinase PERK9 codes for MNRYVATACIDKVLALVLCGFSGIANSELNPSRPKLDPALAVLAPLPSASNLGRRKKASNCFPPSSSPPCCFFPGRGSPRGRPLESCPLPWPGPNLRQLPRRSAPPPRAAVAAWATRGQQEPALAEATLHFPPRAATARDHVGDLPRDPPAPPRPAGVVAAAAARLGRRRGYPLAELSSGGRAWVVGHHCRRRRIPSPPPTSGDFSPPHRGAPIAAEAGAETRVRARLMRACVAPPPPPPPLAAGRREHWPSLAYRTRPLPARSPPKPPPAELGAELPFTSYG; via the exons ATGAATAGATATGTGGCTACAGCTTGTATTGATAAAGTACTTGCTTTGGTTCTTTGCGGATTTTCGGGAATTGCCAATT CCGAACTGAACCCTAGCCGACCTAAGCTCGACCCAGCCCTTGCCGTGCTCGCACCTCTGCCGTCGGCGAGCAACCTCGGCCGCCGGAAAAAGGCTAGCAATTGCTTTCCTCCATCTTCCTCTCCACCGTGCTGTTTTTTTCCTGGCCGTGGATCACCCAGAGGTCGTCCACTCGAGTCGTGCCCCCTCCCCTGGCCAGGGCCCAACCTCCGGCAGCTCCCCCGCCggtccgcgccgccgccgcgcgccgccgtcgCAGCCTGGGCGACCCGCGGCCAGCAGGAGCCAGCTCTGGCCGAGGCAACCTTGCATTTTCCTccccgcgccgccaccgcccggGACCACGTCGGGGACCTTCCTCGAGACCCTCCGGCACCTCCGCGTCCGGCCGGAgtggtcgccgccgccgctgcgcgGCTAGGGCGTCGCCGCGGCTACCCTCTGGCAGAACTAAGTTCAGGCGGCCGAGCTTGGGTCGTGGGCCATCactgccgtcgccgccgcatcccttctcctcctccgaccTCAGGTGACTTCTCGCCGCCGCACCGAGGTGCCCCGATCGCCGCCGAGGCCGGCGCGGAAACCCGAGTCCGAGCGCGGCTCATGCGGGCTTGTGttgcaccgccgccgccaccgccgcctctcGCCGCCGGGCGGCGCGAGCACTGGCCCTCCCTGGCCTACCGCACTCGCCCTCTGCCGGCGCGGTCGCCGCCGAAGCCTCCGCCGGCCGAGCTTGGGGCCGAGCTCCCCTTCACCTCGTACGGCTAG